The Bacillota bacterium genomic interval GGCCGGCCTCGGCGGCCGTCAATCGCCCCACCAAGGCAGCGGTGCGAAACGGGTCCAGCACCCCCCCAACGTGTCGCACACGCGCAGGCGTTGGGCGCCGGCCTGCCGGGCGGCCTGGGCGTAGGCGGCGAGGAAGTCGGGGTCGGCCCGCGAGGCGTCCTCGGCCCCCACCGAAACCCGGCAGCCCCTGGACCGGGCGTAGGCCGCCATCTCCGTCATTTGTCCGAGCACCCAGTCCCGGTCCCGGCCCAGTTTGTACCGCAGGTGAATGTCGGAAACCGGAGCGGAAAGATGCACCAGCGTCACGCCGCAAGCCAGCGAGGCTTCTATGTCCGCGCGGTGCACCCGGTTCCAGGCGGTGATCTCGGCCTTAAGGCCCGCCTGAACCAGGGCGGCAACCGCCTCCTGCTCCACCTTCCCCATCGCGGGTGTCCCCGCCTCGATGACATCCACCCCGAGTGCGCTCAGGAGTTTTCCCACCCTAATTTTTTCGGCGGTGGAAAAAGCCAATCCCGCCGATTGTTCCCCGTCCCTTAAGGTGCAGTCCACAATCAGGAGGGCAGGTGGTGAGCATTTCAAGGACGGACACTCCTTTTTTTAGAATTCAGAATCCAGAATTCAGAATGAAAAACAGCCGGACCGGAATCAGTTAAGAATGAAGGCGGGTACCGGCGGCCAGCAGGCCGCAGGCATCGGCCCGGCACTGTCGGCACCAGCTCATCTGCGGCACCACCCCCGCGTTCTTCCGGCGCATTTCGCGCACTTGAGCGCCGGTCGGCCGGTCCAGGTGCCGGAAGGCACCCGCGGGATAAAGCGGCATGGTGTTCATCAGCCGTACGCCGAGTGCGCCCACGGTGCGCGCCACTTCCCCGAGGTGCGCGTCGTTCACCCCCGGGATCAGCACCGTGTTCACCTTCACGGCCAGGCCGAAGCCGACCGCGCGCCTGATGCCCGCGAGCTGGTTTTCGATCAGGAGCGCGGCGGCTTCCTCCCCGCGGCGGCGTTTCCCCTCATGATCGATCCACTCGTGGATCAGGGCTCCGATCACCGGATCGACGCTGTTCACGGTCACCGTCAGCGCCCCCACGCCCAGGTCGGCAAGCCGCTCGACCGACTCCGGCAAAACGAGGCCGTTGGTGCTTAAGCAAAGGATCAGTTGTGGAAAGGTCTCCCGCACCAGTTCAAAAGTGCGGAAGGTCTCCGGGTTGGCCAGGGGGTCCCCCGGCCCCGCCACCGCCGCCACCCGGATCCGGGGTTCGGCGGCCAGCGCCCGGTGCAGGGCGCCCAGCGCCGTCTCCGGGGCGAGCACCTTGCCGGCGGTTCCCGGCCGGTTTTCGTGCGCACAACTCCAGCCCTCGGAGCCCCCGGAGCCCCCGGAGCTCCCGGAGCTCCCGGCCGCCCTCCGAAACTCCCGGTCGCAGTAGCCACACTTGATGTTGCAGCGCGGCGCCACCGGCAGGTGCACCCGGCCGAAGCGGCGGTGCGCGCCGGGATTGAAACAGGGATGCCCTTTCAATTCGTGGTCGAAACGTGCCTTGCGCCTCAATTCCGAGACTCCCCTTTCACGATCCGCCAAACCGGGGCCTTGAGGGCGGCCAGAATGTCACGGGCGAAGTTCAAGAAACCGGAATACCCGGCGTAGGGGCCGCTCTCCTGCGGAAAGACGGTGAACGGAACCCCAAACTTGTGGGCCAGCCATTTTTCCCGCGTCCCGCCGGCAATGACGTCCGGACGGTACTGCCGGATGAACCGCAGGACTTCCTCCTCGTTGGCGTCGTCCACCAGCGCCGTCCCGGGGTTCAGGCCGGTCCAAGCCTCGCGGTAGTCGTTTTGGCACCCGAACTGGCTCCCGGCCGCCACCACCTCCAGGCCCAGGTCGCGATAACCCTTGAGCATGGAACCGAGCCGCGACCCGCCGAAAAACAGGCCCACCCGCTTGCCCGCGAGTTCTCGCCGGTACCGGTCCAAATCGCCGGCGACCGCCGCCTCTCCCTCCGCGATCAACGCTTCGGCCTCCGCACGGCAGTCCAGCCACTCCCCGAGCCGGCGCAAAGAGGCGCTGGTTTCCGTCAGTCCGAAAAAGGAACTCTTGCGGTACTCGATCCCGTACCGGTCCTCCATCTCCTCGGCCAAAAGGCCCCCGGTGCGGCGGCAGTGGATCAGGTTCAACCGCACCCGGTGGGCGCGCGCCAGGCTTTCCACCGAGGCATCGGCGGTGACGGCGTTCACCACGTTTACGCCGAGCCTCCGGAAGAGCCCCTTGATCACGCGGTAGTCGCCCATCACGTCAAACTCGCCCAGAAGGTTGATGTCCCGCGGCCCGGGTTCGCCGGGACCGCCAGGTTCGCCGGGACCGCCGCGCCCGATGAAGTGCTCGAGGAACACCCGCGTTCCGATTTCGTGGCCCGCGGCCTGGTGATAGCCCAGAAAGCCCGGGCAGTGCACCGGGACGCAACGCATGCCGGTGTCCCTTTCGGCCCGGCGGCACACCCGGTCCACGTCGTCCCCGGTGATGCCGGGGGCGCAGGTGACGTACACCAAGAGCGCCCGGTGGTCCGGGAAGCGAGCCGCCAGTTCGCGCAGCGCGCTCAAGAGCTTGGCCTCGCCGCCGAAGATGATCTCGTTCTCGGTCAGGTCGGTCGAAAACACCGGGTACCATTTCTTGCGCACCGTTTCGCCGTAGTAGGCGCACGAAACCGGGCCGTGCACCAGGTGCAGCACCTGGCGCAACTGGGCCAGGAACCACCGGGCGCCGTAGTAGGCGCAGGACCGCTGGGACATGGCCCCGGGAAGCGTGCGCTGGTCGCAGGCCGGGATTTGCCGTCCGGGACCGACGCATACCCCGTGGTCCGCCCGGGCGGGGTCGATGAAGGGCACCCGGCCGCTTCCGGCCGCCGGGGTGTTTTTTATCGCCATACTTAAAGCTGCTGGGTCCGCTCCTCGGGATAGCTCGAATCCAGGATCGCGTTCACCAGGTCGGCCAGCAGCCGTTCCCCCCCTCTGTACCCAACTACCGGGCGCTTCTGATAGCCGACCCGGTCGTACACGAAAAGTCCGGTCCGGACCAGCGGGATCCGGAGTTCCCGGGCGATGTCGGCACCCTTGGAATTGCCGATCAACACCTCCACGGGCATCGTCTTGAGGGTTTCCTCGAATTCGAACAGGTCCGAGCCGTTAAAGACGGCCGGAGTGTGGCCGAACTCACCCGTGAGGCCCTCGATGTCGGCCGCAAACGTCTTGGTCTGCGTTCCAGAAAGCACCGCCACCGGTTCCATGCCCAGTTCGCACACGAACCGGGTCAGGCCGGTGACCAGGTCCGGATCGCCGAACAGCGCCACCTTTTTCATCATGGTGTGGTGCAGGGTATCGGCCATGAAGTCGAGCAGCCGGCCGCGTTCGTCACGCAGTGTCTTGGGCGCCTCGCGCCCGGTGACCCGGGCCAGGCGCTCCAGGAACAGGTCGGTGTTCCGTACTCCGACCGGCACCGGCCCGGCGAACGCCGGGATCTCGAACTTTTGCTCCAGGTAGCGGGCCCCGAGCCCGCCCTCGTTCGGGCACAGGGCGAAGGTGGCCATGGAGTTGGCCATGTCCTCGACCTCCTCCACCCGGGTGCCCCCCTCGGGGTAGTAGGGCAGGGTCTGGGGCGGCATCAGCGGGGTGTCGAACACGTCGCTGATGTCGAACAGGACGTGCGCCGCCACCCCCATCTCCGCCAGGAGGTGCTTGATCTCCCGGACATCGCCGGGCATCAGCATTCCGGGGATGATGTTCACCCTGTTGTTCGGCCGCGAGTGGTCGGCGGCCAGGGTCTCCAGGAAGGCCCGGGACGCCCGGTCGTAGCCGGCGACGTGGGAGCCGGCGAAACTCGGGGTGCTGACCAGCACCAGGCGCACCCGGTTGCCGTCTTCCGGACCCAACTCGGAAACCAGGCGCTTTTTCGCCACCTTCACAAAACTGGCCATGTCGTCGCCGATGATCTCACTGGAGCAGGTGGTAACCACGGTGACCACCCGGGGCTTATACCGCACCACCAAGTTCCGGATCCCTTCGGTGAAGTTCTTCCGCCCGCCGAACACGGCGGCGTCCTCGTGGAAAGAGGCGTTGGCGATGCTGGCCGGCTCCTGGAAGATCCGGCAGAAGGTGTAGCGCACGTAGGTGGTGCAGCCCTGCGCCCCCTGCACGAAGGGCAGGCCCCGGTGCATTCCGAGTCCGGCGAACATCGCGCCGAAGGGCATGCAGGTCCGCACCGGGTTGACCACGGCCGCGCGGTTGGCCTTGGGCACCAGCGCCGGGTCGCGCGGCACGTACCCGGGGGTCAACGGCTTTTTCTCGATCTCGAGCTGCCGGTACGTGACGCCTTCGATGGGGATTGGCTCATCGATGCTCGACATGATCAAATACTGTCTCCTTTCCGTTCACCAGGGTCCAGACCGGTGCGCTCACCGCCTGGTGGATGTCCCGGGCGAAGTTGATGAATCCCACGTATCCGGCGTAGGGTCCCTTCTCGTACGAGTGGGAGTTTAAGGTCGGGATGCCCATCTTGCGGCCCAAGTATTTTTCTTTCAGGCCGCACAGGAACAGGTCGGGCCTGTAGCTTTCCAGCATCTCCTCGAGCTCGAATTCGTTGGGGTTGTCGATGATCAGCACCCCGTCGCCGGCCCGGGCGTTGATTTTCTCGTAGTCGTCCTCGTGGGCGAAGGTGCAGGCCCCGGCCACCACCCTCATCTCGAGTTCCTCGAGCAGTTTTATCCAGTGCCAAACCCGCGGGCCGCCCACGTAGATCGCCACCGTCTTGCCGGCCAGCCGCCGCCGGTACCAGTCCAGGGCCGGCTGGA includes:
- a CDS encoding nitrogenase component 1 translates to MSSIDEPIPIEGVTYRQLEIEKKPLTPGYVPRDPALVPKANRAAVVNPVRTCMPFGAMFAGLGMHRGLPFVQGAQGCTTYVRYTFCRIFQEPASIANASFHEDAAVFGGRKNFTEGIRNLVVRYKPRVVTVVTTCSSEIIGDDMASFVKVAKKRLVSELGPEDGNRVRLVLVSTPSFAGSHVAGYDRASRAFLETLAADHSRPNNRVNIIPGMLMPGDVREIKHLLAEMGVAAHVLFDISDVFDTPLMPPQTLPYYPEGGTRVEEVEDMANSMATFALCPNEGGLGARYLEQKFEIPAFAGPVPVGVRNTDLFLERLARVTGREAPKTLRDERGRLLDFMADTLHHTMMKKVALFGDPDLVTGLTRFVCELGMEPVAVLSGTQTKTFAADIEGLTGEFGHTPAVFNGSDLFEFEETLKTMPVEVLIGNSKGADIARELRIPLVRTGLFVYDRVGYQKRPVVGYRGGERLLADLVNAILDSSYPEERTQQL
- a CDS encoding radical SAM protein; its protein translation is MRRKARFDHELKGHPCFNPGAHRRFGRVHLPVAPRCNIKCGYCDREFRRAAGSSGSSGGSGGSEGWSCAHENRPGTAGKVLAPETALGALHRALAAEPRIRVAAVAGPGDPLANPETFRTFELVRETFPQLILCLSTNGLVLPESVERLADLGVGALTVTVNSVDPVIGALIHEWIDHEGKRRRGEEAAALLIENQLAGIRRAVGFGLAVKVNTVLIPGVNDAHLGEVARTVGALGVRLMNTMPLYPAGAFRHLDRPTGAQVREMRRKNAGVVPQMSWCRQCRADACGLLAAGTRLHS
- a CDS encoding nitrogenase component 1 encodes the protein MAIKNTPAAGSGRVPFIDPARADHGVCVGPGRQIPACDQRTLPGAMSQRSCAYYGARWFLAQLRQVLHLVHGPVSCAYYGETVRKKWYPVFSTDLTENEIIFGGEAKLLSALRELAARFPDHRALLVYVTCAPGITGDDVDRVCRRAERDTGMRCVPVHCPGFLGYHQAAGHEIGTRVFLEHFIGRGGPGEPGGPGEPGPRDINLLGEFDVMGDYRVIKGLFRRLGVNVVNAVTADASVESLARAHRVRLNLIHCRRTGGLLAEEMEDRYGIEYRKSSFFGLTETSASLRRLGEWLDCRAEAEALIAEGEAAVAGDLDRYRRELAGKRVGLFFGGSRLGSMLKGYRDLGLEVVAAGSQFGCQNDYREAWTGLNPGTALVDDANEEEVLRFIRQYRPDVIAGGTREKWLAHKFGVPFTVFPQESGPYAGYSGFLNFARDILAALKAPVWRIVKGESRN